From Quercus lobata isolate SW786 chromosome 1, ValleyOak3.0 Primary Assembly, whole genome shotgun sequence, one genomic window encodes:
- the LOC115987696 gene encoding 40S ribosomal protein S15a-1: MVRVSVLNDALKSMYNAEKRGKRQVMIRPSSKVIIKFLLVMQKHGYIGEFEYVDDHRAGKIVVELNGRLNKCGVISPRFDVGVKEIEGWTARLLPSRQFGYIVLTTSAGIMDHEEARRKNVGGKVLGFFY; the protein is encoded by the exons ATGGTGAGAGTCAGTGTGTTGAATGATGCTCTCAAGAGCATGTACAATGCCGAGAAGAGGGGAAAGCGACAGGTCATGATCAGGCCATCGTCGAAAGTGATCATCAAGTTTCTTTTGGTTATGCAGAAGCATG GTTACATTGGTGAGTTTGAGTATGTTGACGATCACAGAGCTGGTAAGATTGTGGTCGAGTTGAATGGAAGGCTGAACAAGTGTGGCGTTATTAGTCCTCGTTTTGATGTTGGTGTTAAAGAGATTGAGGGCTGGACTGCCAGGCTGCTTCCTTCAAGACAG TTTGGGTATATTGTCCTGACCACATCTGCGGGCATCATGGATCATGAAGAAGCGAGGAGAAAGAATGTTGGTGGCAAAGTACTTGGGTTCTTCTATTAA
- the LOC115987689 gene encoding uncharacterized protein LOC115987689, protein MNSYNPTSNLDAIFLQSLNPLRLHTNLFPSQTPKPQPQETDNGNHRAQILKEERTIEREIIKAITTGKLDSLKPNSGQSVPIGEHYVCVSFHEESDSDCRVWEWHGHVVFYDDENGYTQEYVYGNYFERMMMTREVFGDESDEEDESNEKRNLGLGDLISSLSLNDGHLFSRNMGSNSRRS, encoded by the exons ATGAATTCATACAATCCCACCAGCAACCTCGATGCTATCTTTCTTCAGTCTCTGAATCCACTACGCCTCCACACCAATCTCTTTCCCTCTCAAACCCCAAAACCCCAGCCCCAAGAAACCGACAATGGCAACCACAGAGCTCAGATACTGAAAGAGGAAAGAACAATCGAGAGGGAGATTATCAAGGCAATCACAACTGGGAAGCTCGACTCGCTGAAGCCCAACTCGGGTCAATCCGTACCCATTGGCGAACACTACGTGTGCGTTTCGTTTCACGAGGAGTCTGACTCCGATTGCAGAGTCTGGGAGTGGCACGGGCACGTGGTGTTTTACGACGATGAAAATGGGTACACGCAAGAGTACGTGTATGGGAATTACTTCGAGAGAATGATGATGACGAGGGAGGTGTTTGGTGACGAGAgcgatgaagaagatgaaagcaatGAGAAAAGGAATTTGGGGTTAGGAGACTTGATTTCTAGCTTGAGTTTGAATGATGGTCATCTCTTTTCTAGGAACATGGGTTCCAATTCTCGAAg GTCATAG